The Thermomicrobiales bacterium DNA segment CGCAGGGCGCGCTCGCCAAGATCGCGCCGCTCGATTGCCCTCCGGCCAGGCGTCCCCACGGGCTGGGACGGTCTCGTGCGTGCAGAGAATCTGCCCTCCGTGCCCGGCGGCGAGTGTGCGGCTCAGCCGGTTGGTGGGGCCGAAGTAGTCGCCATCGTGTGTGTCCGCCTCCCCGGTATGGATCGCCAACCGGACCAGCAGGTCGTCACCGTCGACCATACCCGGCCAATGCTGCGACAGCAGAAGACGTTGCCCGGCAACCGCTGCGCGGATGCTGCTGGGCGCGTCCGCGAAGACGGCATAGACCC contains these protein-coding regions:
- a CDS encoding adenylate/guanylate cyclase domain-containing protein is translated as MRCRGRKLLRDAVERHGGTVFKTVGDGVYAVFADAPSSIRAAVAGQRLLLSQHWPGMVDGDDLLVRLAIHTGEADTHDGDYFGPTNRLSRTLAAGHGGQILCTHETVPARGDAWPEGNRAARSWRARPAGCVRQQPDFSDRRP